The proteins below come from a single Mya arenaria isolate MELC-2E11 chromosome 6, ASM2691426v1 genomic window:
- the LOC128237798 gene encoding LOW QUALITY PROTEIN: deleted in malignant brain tumors 1 protein-like (The sequence of the model RefSeq protein was modified relative to this genomic sequence to represent the inferred CDS: substituted 1 base at 1 genomic stop codon) — translation MGSGPFWKLLMIGIFFIPCTKCQVRRVIRLRDGTTHLEGRVELFHNGIWGTICDDGTNTNFAKVVCRQLGFSTDNVEVRTSAFFGAGSDPIWLDDVTCQGDEASIDACTFRPWGQHNCGHHEDVGVTCAHAIRLRDGTTPLEGRVEVFHNGTWGTVCDDGLGTTFAKVVCXQLGYATYIVQVRTSAFFGAGIDPIWLDDVTCQGHEPSVDACTLRPWGLHNCGHGEDVGVTCTSAIRLRNGTTHEGRVEVFHNGTWGTVCDDGINTNLAKVVCRQLGYPTENAEVRTSAFFGAGSGYPIWMDDVTCQGHEPSIDACTFSAWGQHNCGHHEDVGVICNGTSAIRLRNGTTHEGRVEVFHNGTWGTVCDDGINTNFAKVVCRQFGYPTDNAEARTSAFFGAGTGYPIWMDDVTCQGHEPSIDACTFSAWGQHNCGHHEDVGVICNVTCSVPDVEDASKDSGATIVYNTTVTYTCAESYIVTNGSLVRTCQADGQLDGTSPTCTPGTRAIRLSNGTTQLEGRVEVVHNGTWGTICDDGTNTNFAKVVCRQLGYATDSVALRTVADFGAGSGPIWLDDVTCKGDEPSIDGCTFSAWGQHNCGHNEDVGVTCTPAIRLRNGTTFLEGRVEVFHNDTWGTVCDDGINTNFAKVVCRQLGYPTDSVALRTVADFGAGSGPIWLDDVTCQGDEASIDACTFRPWGQQNCGHSDDVGVNCNDSGTVQAVPHSTYTSPTNTLIGARVTYSCNSGYTSSGAVIISCSTSGWTTPPVCHQAFCGMTKAE, via the exons ATGGGAAGTGGACCGTTTTGGAAGCTTTTGATGATAGGGATTTTCTTTATTCCGTGTACCAAATGTCAAG TTAGACGTGTTATTAGATTACGTGACGGAACAACGCACTTAGAGGGACGTGTGGAGTTATTTCACAATGGAATATGGGGTACGATCTGTGATGATGGAACAAATACAAACTTTGCCAAGGTCGTGTGTCGACAGCTCGGATTTTCTAC GGACAATGTGGAAGTACGTACGAGTGCCTTTTTCGGTGCAGGTAGTGATCCGATTTGGCTGGACGATGTAACTTGTCAAGGAGACGAGGCTTCGATCGACGCGTGTACGTTCAGACCATGGGGACAACACAACTGCGGACATCACGAAGATGTCGGAGTAACAT GCGCACATGCTATTAGACTTCGTGACGGAACAACGCCCTTAGAGGGTCGTGTTGAAGTATTTCACAATGGAACATGGGGTACTGTCTGTGATGATGGCCTAGGTACAACATTTGCCAAGGTCGTGTGTTGACAGCTCGGATATGCTAC TTACATTGTGCAAGTACGAACGAGTGCCTTTTTCGGTGCAGGTATTGATCCAATTTGGCTGGACGATGTAACTTGTCAAGGACACGAGCCTTCGGTCGACGCGTGCACGTTAAGACCATGGGGACTGCACAACTGCGGACATGGCGAAGATGTCGGAGTAACAT GCACAAGTGCTATAAGACTACGTAACGGTACAACGCACGAGGGTCGTGTTGAAGTATTTCACAATGGAACATGGGGTACTGTCTGTGATGATGGCATAAATACAAACTTAGCCAAGGTCGTGTGTCGACAGCTCGGATATCCTac TGAGAATGCGGAAGTACGTACGAGTGCCTTTTTCGGTGCAGGTAGTGGGTACCCGATTTGGATGGACGATGTCACTTGTCAAGGACACGAGCCTTCGATCGACGCGTGTACGTTCAGTGCATGGGGACAACACAACTGCGGACATCACGAAGATGTCGGAGTTATATGTAATG GCACAAGTGCTATAAGACTACGTAACGGTACAACGCACGAGGGTCGTGTTGAAGTATTTCACAATGGAACATGGGGTACTGTCTGTGATGATGGCATAAATACAAACTTTGCCAAGGTCGTGTGTCGACAGTTCGGATATCCTac TGACAATGCGGAAGCACGTACGAGTGCCTTTTTCGGAGCAGGTACTGGGTACCCGATTTGGATGGACGATGTCACTTGTCAAGGACACGAGCCTTCGATCGACGCGTGCACGTTCAGTGCATGGGGACAACACAACTGCGGACATCACGAAGATGTCGGAGTTATATGTAATG TAACCTGCTCTGTACCGGACGTAGAGGATGCTTCGAAAGATTCGGGGGCAACGATTGTTTACAACACGACTGTTACGTACACGTGTGCAGAAAGTTACATTGTAACTAATGGCAGTTTAGTAAGGACATGTCAAGCTGACGGCCAATTGGATGGTACTTCCCCAACTTGTACTCCAG GAACACGAGCGATTAGATTAAGTAACGGTACAACTCAATTAGAGGGTCGTGTGGAAGTAGTACACAATGGAACATGGGGTACGATCTGTGATGATGGAACAAATACAAACTTTGCCAAGGTCGTGTGTCGACAGCTAGGATATGCTac TGATAGTGTGGCATTACGCACGGTTGCTGATTTCGGTGCAGGTAGTGGCCCGATTTGGCTGGACGATGTCACTTGTAAAGGAGACGAGCCTTCGATCGACGGGTGTACGTTCAGTGCATGGGGACAACACAACTGCGGACATAACGAAGATGTCGGAGTAACAT GCACACCTGCTATAAGACTACGTAACGGTACAACGTTCTTAGAGGGTCGTGTTGAAGTATttcacaatgacacatgggGTACTGTCTGTGATGATGGCATAAATACAAACTTTGCCAAGGTCGTGTGTCGACAGCTCGGATATCctac TGACAGTGTGGCATTACGCACGGTTGCTGATTTCGGTGCAGGTAGTGGCCCGATTTGGCTGGACGATGTCACTTGTCAAGGAGACGAGGCTTCGATCGACGCGTGTACGTTCAGACCATGGGGACAGCAGAACTGCGGGCATAGCGACGATGTCGGAGTTAATTGTAATG ATTCTGGCACCGTACAAGCGGTGCCACACAGCACGTACACATCCCCAACAAACACACTCATCGGTGCACGTGTAACGTACTCGTGTAATTCTGGATATACGTCGTCGGGTGCAGTGATCATTTCATGCTCGACAAGCGGTTGGACCACACCACCAGTCTGTCATCAAG CATTCTGTGGCATGACCAAGGCAGAGTAG